One Phaseolus vulgaris cultivar G19833 chromosome 11, P. vulgaris v2.0, whole genome shotgun sequence genomic window carries:
- the LOC137827671 gene encoding protein CASPARIAN STRIP INTEGRITY FACTOR 1-like: MGTLMLLKNFTLLFLLLSASLPSTSFAARRSKVMRNFTKDVNAIEEGTSRKALNKEEVSSIHERVLRANTKDYGRYDPSPSLSKPPFKLIPN, encoded by the exons ATGGGTACTCTCATGCTTCTCAAGAACTTCACCCTCCTCTTTCTCCTACTCTCTGCATCACTTCCATCAACATCTTTTGCAG CTAGACGATCGAAGGTTATGAGGAACTTCACCAAAGATGTGAATGCAATTGAAGAG gGAACATCAAGGAAGGCACTGAATAAGGAAGAAGTAAGCAGCATCCATGAGAGGGTTCTTAGGGCTAACACAAAAGACTATGGACGATATGATCCATCACCATCTCTTTCAAAGCCTCCTTTCAAGCTCATACCCAATTAA
- the LOC137821217 gene encoding uncharacterized protein isoform X1 produces the protein MRMGAVCCVAAKDKTLQSASPSEIMHRNIRYSPTWNFRWDHRGRVAGEDTAVTWFSNGISRNDGLENKNEPSYVSEDGSPLQNYQRSRSQKSPVSEGTARNLINSSSDQTISRNVLTNESVEQAKRLAESSTISCPYPTKPLHSLPSTSSVSPQPYDSHPFPSSSTTSRWACHSTGEQLSCQVSDSQIFGYKTPSNSYVSEERPVFPSWSNESGMHSHGGSSGNWSRSGFSELTGSSLKERWSFDSESFGFNCERLVRSSSQFSNSPVDFQACGVCSKLLTEKSSWGSQKIIASNDLSVVSVLICGHVYHAECLESLTPEVNKYDPLCPVCTFGEKYTLKLSEKALKAEMDLKAKNKKSRNQIVDSDIDDNSVAHEHFREKWRQASKGLGIDSSSSGRSSNGKPFLKRHFSFGTRSSKSMLDNQSTPKKGFFWAKSSRE, from the exons ATGag AATGGGTGCCGTTTGTTGTGTTGCTGCCAAAGACAAAACTTTACAAAGTGCATCACCCAGTGAAATCATGCATCGGAATATTCGATATTCTCCGACGTGGAACTTTAGGTGGGATCATCGAGGGCGTGTAGCTGGTGAAGATACTGCTGTAACTTGGTTTTCTAATGGTATTAGCAGGAATGATGGATTGGAGAATAAAAATGAACCCTCTTATGTATCCGAGGATGGAAGCCCGTTGCAGAATTATCAAAGGAGTAGATCCCAAAAATCCCCAGTCTCAGAAGGAACTGCTAGGAACCTGATAAATTCATCTTCAG ATCAAACTATTTCAAGGAATGTCTTGACAAATGAGAGCGTGGAACAG GCGAAGAGGTTGGCTGAATCATCAACAATATCATGCCCGTATCCCACAAAACCCCTACATTCATTGCCTTCTACTTCATCAGTATCACCTCAGCCATACGATAGTCACCCATTTCCATCCAGCTCAACCACTTCAAGGTGGGCTTGCCATTCCACAGGAGAGCAACTATCTTGTCAAGTTTCTGATAGCCAAATCTTTGGATATAAGACGCCTAGCAACTCTTATGTATCTGAAGAGAGGCCAGTGTTTCCTTCGTGGAGCAATGAATCTGGTATGCACTCCCATGGTGGGTCTTCAGGTAATTGGTCTAGGTCTGGCTTTTCTGAGCTGACAGGCAGTTCCCTCAAAGAAAGATGGTCATTTGATAGTGAGTCATTTGGTTTCAATTGTGAAAGGCTGGTTAGATCCAGTAGTCAGTTTTCAAATTCTCCAGTTGATTTCCAAGCATGTGGTGTTTGCtcaaaacttttaactgagaaATCTTCTTGGGGGTCCCAAAAGATAATTGCTAGTAATGACCTTTCTGTAGTTTCTGTCCTTATTTGTGGGCATGTTTATCATGCTGAATGCTTGGAGAGTTTGACACCTGAAGTCAACAAGTACGATCCACTTTGTCCAGTTTGCACTTTTGGTGAGAAATATACTCTTAAGTTGTCTGAAAAAGCTCTGAAAGCTGAAATGGATTTGAAGGCTAAAAATAAGAAATCAAGGAACCAAATTGTGGACAGTGATATTGACGATAATTCTGTTGCGCACGAACATTTTAGAGAAAAATGGCGTCAAGCTAGTAAAGGTCTTGGAATTGATTCTAGTTCTAGTGGGAGAAGCTCTAATGGGAAACCTTTTCTTAAGAGACATTTCTCATTTGGCACAAGGAGTTCCAAATCCATGCTAGATAATCAGTCAACCCCGAAGAAAGGCTTCTTTTGGGCAAAATCTAGTAGAGAATAA
- the LOC137821217 gene encoding uncharacterized protein isoform X2, with the protein MGAVCCVAAKDKTLQSASPSEIMHRNIRYSPTWNFRWDHRGRVAGEDTAVTWFSNGISRNDGLENKNEPSYVSEDGSPLQNYQRSRSQKSPVSEGTARNLINSSSDQTISRNVLTNESVEQAKRLAESSTISCPYPTKPLHSLPSTSSVSPQPYDSHPFPSSSTTSRWACHSTGEQLSCQVSDSQIFGYKTPSNSYVSEERPVFPSWSNESGMHSHGGSSGNWSRSGFSELTGSSLKERWSFDSESFGFNCERLVRSSSQFSNSPVDFQACGVCSKLLTEKSSWGSQKIIASNDLSVVSVLICGHVYHAECLESLTPEVNKYDPLCPVCTFGEKYTLKLSEKALKAEMDLKAKNKKSRNQIVDSDIDDNSVAHEHFREKWRQASKGLGIDSSSSGRSSNGKPFLKRHFSFGTRSSKSMLDNQSTPKKGFFWAKSSRE; encoded by the exons ATGGGTGCCGTTTGTTGTGTTGCTGCCAAAGACAAAACTTTACAAAGTGCATCACCCAGTGAAATCATGCATCGGAATATTCGATATTCTCCGACGTGGAACTTTAGGTGGGATCATCGAGGGCGTGTAGCTGGTGAAGATACTGCTGTAACTTGGTTTTCTAATGGTATTAGCAGGAATGATGGATTGGAGAATAAAAATGAACCCTCTTATGTATCCGAGGATGGAAGCCCGTTGCAGAATTATCAAAGGAGTAGATCCCAAAAATCCCCAGTCTCAGAAGGAACTGCTAGGAACCTGATAAATTCATCTTCAG ATCAAACTATTTCAAGGAATGTCTTGACAAATGAGAGCGTGGAACAG GCGAAGAGGTTGGCTGAATCATCAACAATATCATGCCCGTATCCCACAAAACCCCTACATTCATTGCCTTCTACTTCATCAGTATCACCTCAGCCATACGATAGTCACCCATTTCCATCCAGCTCAACCACTTCAAGGTGGGCTTGCCATTCCACAGGAGAGCAACTATCTTGTCAAGTTTCTGATAGCCAAATCTTTGGATATAAGACGCCTAGCAACTCTTATGTATCTGAAGAGAGGCCAGTGTTTCCTTCGTGGAGCAATGAATCTGGTATGCACTCCCATGGTGGGTCTTCAGGTAATTGGTCTAGGTCTGGCTTTTCTGAGCTGACAGGCAGTTCCCTCAAAGAAAGATGGTCATTTGATAGTGAGTCATTTGGTTTCAATTGTGAAAGGCTGGTTAGATCCAGTAGTCAGTTTTCAAATTCTCCAGTTGATTTCCAAGCATGTGGTGTTTGCtcaaaacttttaactgagaaATCTTCTTGGGGGTCCCAAAAGATAATTGCTAGTAATGACCTTTCTGTAGTTTCTGTCCTTATTTGTGGGCATGTTTATCATGCTGAATGCTTGGAGAGTTTGACACCTGAAGTCAACAAGTACGATCCACTTTGTCCAGTTTGCACTTTTGGTGAGAAATATACTCTTAAGTTGTCTGAAAAAGCTCTGAAAGCTGAAATGGATTTGAAGGCTAAAAATAAGAAATCAAGGAACCAAATTGTGGACAGTGATATTGACGATAATTCTGTTGCGCACGAACATTTTAGAGAAAAATGGCGTCAAGCTAGTAAAGGTCTTGGAATTGATTCTAGTTCTAGTGGGAGAAGCTCTAATGGGAAACCTTTTCTTAAGAGACATTTCTCATTTGGCACAAGGAGTTCCAAATCCATGCTAGATAATCAGTCAACCCCGAAGAAAGGCTTCTTTTGGGCAAAATCTAGTAGAGAATAA